A window of Cellulomonas wangleii genomic DNA:
GTCGCCGAGGTGATCGACACGTACGTCTACTACCAGGGCGTCATCTACGGGGACTGGGGCTTCGCGGCCGCGGCAGGCCTCGTCAAGGGCGTCGTCAGCCTGGCGCTGGTCCTCGGCGCCAACAAGCTCGCGCACGTGTTCGGTGAGTCGGGGGTGTACCAGAAGGCATGAGCATCGGCAGCGGTCAGACACCGGAGATCAGCTCGGACGTGCTCCTCGTCCCGCGGGACGCGGCCCCCGAGGAGGCGACGCGCGTGCCGCGCCGCCCACGCCCGCGGCGCTCGCGGCACCGGCCCGCGTGGGAGGAGCCGCCGTCGCGGGTCGGCGCGCTCGTCAAGGCCCTCGTCCTGACGGGCGTGGTCCTGGCGGTCGTCCTGCCGCTGTGGACGGTCGTCCTCACCAGCCTGTCCACGCAGGCCGAGACGATCCGGGTGGGCGGGCTCGTGCTCGTCCCGGGCGAGCTCACCCTCAACGCGTACCGGCAGATCCTGTCCGGCGGCATCGTCACCCGGGCGGTCCTGGTGAGCGTCGGCATCACGGCCGTCGGCACCGTCCTGTCGACGGTGGTGTCGGTGCTGGCCGCCTACGGGCTGTCGCGCCCGTCGTCGCTGTGGCACCGCCCCCTCCTGTTCGTCTTCCTCGTGACGATGTTCTTCGGGGCGGGCCTGATCCCGACCTACCTGCTGGTGAGCGGCCTGGGTCTGATCGACTCGTACTGGGCGCTGATCCTGCCCGGCGCGGTGTCCGCGTTCAACGTGCTGATCCTGCGCAACTTCTTCATGGGGCTGGAGCCGGCGATCCTCGACGCCGCCCGGATCGACGGTGCGGGGGACTGGCGCATCCTGGGCGGCGTCGTGCTGCCGATGTCGCGGGCCGTGGTCGCGGTGGTCGCCCTGTTCTACGGGGTGGGGTACTGGAACGCGTTCTTCAACGCGATCCTCTACATCAACGACAACGCCAAGTGGCCGCTGCAGCTGGTGCTGCGCTCCTACGTGCTGCAGGGCGTGACGCTGCCCGGGTCGGGCGTCGGCCAGGTCGACGTCGCGACGGGCGCCGTGACGGGCCTGCCGGTCAAGATGGCGGTCATGGTGCTGGCGATCGTGCCGATCCTCGTGGTGTACCCGTTCGTGCAGCGGCACTTCACCAAGGGCGTCATCTTCGGCGCCATCAAGGGCTGACGCCGGTGGTGCGCACGGGACGCACGGCTGGGTGGGCGGCCGCGTGGTCAGCGCGCGGGGGGAACCGTGCTGGCGCGCTCGACCAGCTGCGGGGTGAGCAGTCGCGTCTCCGCCGGGGCGGACTTCTCCACGCGGGCCATCGCCATCTCCACGGCCACCGTGCCGATGGTGTGCGCGGGGATGTCGATGCTCGTCAGGGGCAGCGGCTGGCCGACGGCCACGTCGGGCGGGCAGACGGCCAGGACCGAGACGTCGTCCGGGACGCGCCGCCCGCGCTCGCGGAGGGCAGCCAGCACCCAGGGCAGCGCGACCTCGTTGTGGACGACGAGCGCCGTGACGTCCGGCTGCCGGGCGAGCACGCGGTCGATCGCGTCGACGGCGCCGACCATCGACGACTCGCACGGCTCCACGATGCCCTCGACGCCGGCGTCGGAGGTCGCCTGCGTGAACCCGCGGATCATGCGCTCGGCGTACGACGTGTGCCGCTCGAGCACCGCACGCGGGGAGCCGACGAGGGCCACCTGCCGGTGGCCGAGCCGGGTGAGGTGGCGCACGGCCAGCCGGCCCGCGGCGTCGAAGTCGAGGTCGACGCACGACAGCCCCTCGGGGTCCCGCGGCAGCCCGATGAGCACCGCGGGCTGGCTGAGGCGTGCCAGCACGGGCACGCGCGGGTCGTCGGCCTCGATGTCCATCATCACCAGCGCGTCGACCATCGAGCCGGTCGCGACGCGCTCCATGCCGGCGATCTCGTCGGCGGTCAGCAGCAGCACGTCGTGGTCGTACGTGCGCGCGGCGGTGACGACGCCGGTGACGAACTGCATGATCACCGAGACGTTGACGTCGACGCGCAGCGGGGCCATGAGGGCGAGCACGTTGGTGCGGCTGGAGGCCAGGGCGCGGGC
This region includes:
- a CDS encoding carbohydrate ABC transporter permease, giving the protein MSIGSGQTPEISSDVLLVPRDAAPEEATRVPRRPRPRRSRHRPAWEEPPSRVGALVKALVLTGVVLAVVLPLWTVVLTSLSTQAETIRVGGLVLVPGELTLNAYRQILSGGIVTRAVLVSVGITAVGTVLSTVVSVLAAYGLSRPSSLWHRPLLFVFLVTMFFGAGLIPTYLLVSGLGLIDSYWALILPGAVSAFNVLILRNFFMGLEPAILDAARIDGAGDWRILGGVVLPMSRAVVAVVALFYGVGYWNAFFNAILYINDNAKWPLQLVLRSYVLQGVTLPGSGVGQVDVATGAVTGLPVKMAVMVLAIVPILVVYPFVQRHFTKGVIFGAIKG
- a CDS encoding LacI family DNA-binding transcriptional regulator, whose product is MASTIDDVARAAGVSTSTVSYVLSGKRPISAPTRQRVERAIRDLGYRPHAGARALASSRTNVLALMAPLRVDVNVSVIMQFVTGVVTAARTYDHDVLLLTADEIAGMERVATGSMVDALVMMDIEADDPRVPVLARLSQPAVLIGLPRDPEGLSCVDLDFDAAGRLAVRHLTRLGHRQVALVGSPRAVLERHTSYAERMIRGFTQATSDAGVEGIVEPCESSMVGAVDAIDRVLARQPDVTALVVHNEVALPWVLAALRERGRRVPDDVSVLAVCPPDVAVGQPLPLTSIDIPAHTIGTVAVEMAMARVEKSAPAETRLLTPQLVERASTVPPAR